The region AAATTTGGCCGCGACGCAATCTCCGCGGGCGAATTCAGCTGCGCCGTGAATATGCTTTTGACTACAGCACCGGTGGCGGTGACCGCCAAGAGGGGCTGGTTGTCATGCTCGGGCCAACGGTACAACAGCTCACCATGTTGAGTCGTGACTAGTACATCAACCCTCTTATATTGCCTGGTCAGTTGATCTGTCAGTACCCATGATAAGGCGCGCTTCGCAGGGAATGGTTATTCCCTTTACAAGAAACGCAACGCCGCCATGGGTACTGACAGACCCACCTTGCGGGCGTTTCTGTGGCACTCCGCCTCGGCGTTATAGCGCTTGTCAAGGAAATAACCATTACCCGCGAGCTATGCCTTGATGCGAAATGCCACAGAATCGCTGACTAGGAGGCTGTCGGACTTAGGGTGAATCTACTGCGGAAAAGCCATTCAGGCCCATTTCTTCGATCATTTTCGTTGAATATGCTCAATATTCGCCTCAAACGATCAAAAAAATGGACTCAAAATGGCTTTCCCTCGCTACGATCACCTAAGCCCGACAGCCTCCTAGGCAATATAAGAGGGTTGATGTACTAGGGTTGTTCCACGGGAAATATTCCCTGTTTTACCCGGGTTCGTAAAATAGAGGGGATAAAGAGGTACTTTGAGTGTGTGATTCATTGTAATCTATTGAATTATTGGATAACTACACAAGATTTTTTACGTGAAAATATTATTGAGTAATGATGACGGGTACCTTGCCCCGGGGATTAGAGCGCTGGCGCAATCATTGGCTGAAATCGCACAGGTGTGCGTGGTGGCACCTGACCGCGATCGGAGTGGTGCGAGTAATTCGTTGACACTGGACCGGCCGTTGCGGGTGACAGAGGTGGATAGTAACTGCTTTTGTGTTGATGGCACCCCCACTGATTGTGTTCATTTAGCGGTTACCGGGTTGCTTGATTATGAGCCGGATATTGTGCTCTCGGGTGTCAATGCCGGTGCCAATATGGGGGATGATACACTCTATTCCGGCACCGTTGCGGCGGCGATGGAGGGGCGTTTTCTAGGCTTGCCTGCCATAGCGGTCTCGCTGGTGGGGAAGTACCCATACCAGCACTTTTCGACTGCTTGTCAAGTGGTGGTGAAACTGTTGAAACAGCTCGAATTGACCGATTTGCCCGCCAATACCATTTTAAATATTAATGTGCCAGACCTGCCCATGGATCAACTGGCAGGGGTTAAGGTGACACGTTTAGGCCAGCGCCACCGTGCCGAACCGGTGGTTAAGTCGGAGGATCCTCGTGGCCGTGCTATCTACTGGGTTGGCCCTGCCGGGCCTGAACAGGATGCTGGGCCGGGAACCGATTTTGATGCGTTGAAAAACGGCTATGTGTCATTAACGCCGCTGCATGTGGATCTTACTCAGCACGGTGTACTGGATGAGCTGCGCTCGCGGGTGGGAAGTTTGGCGTGGTCATGAATCACTCACATCAGGGTATCGGCATGACCTCGCAACGTACCCGCGACCGCTTAGTTCGGCGCATTATGGAGGGTGGCGTTAAGGATCATCGGGTGTTGGAGGTGATTCGTCAGATGCCGCGCCATATTTTTGTTGATGAAGCACTGGCCAGCCGTGCTTATGAAGATACCGCGCTTCCCATCGGTTATGGTCAAACGATCTCCCAGCCCTATGTCGTGGCGCGAATGACCGAGCTGCTGTTGCAGGGCAGTGAGATGAAGAGGGTACTGGAGGTGGGAACCGGTTGCGGCTATCAGGCGGCGGTGCTCTCCCAACTGGTCGAACAGGTTTACAGCGTGGAACGTATTCAGCCGTTGGTGGAGATGGCACAGCGCCATCTGCGTAAATTGGCCATTCGTAATGTGCGGGTGAGCCACAGTGATGGTGCATGGGGGCTGGAGAGTCGAGCGCCGTTCGATGGTATTTTGGTGGCGGCTGCGCCGGAACAGGTGCCAGAATCACTTAAAAAGCAGCTGGCAGTGGGTGGTCGTCTGGTGATTCCGGTGGGGCCACCGGGGCGGCAAGATCTGCTGCTGATTACGCACACTGAAGAGGGATTTCAGCAACAGGTGCTGGATTATGTGAGTTTTGTTCCATTAGTAGGCGGGGTTAGTTAAGTGTTTTCAAGATTGTATAGTATGGCGATGAAGTGGGCAGAGCATCGTCATGCCAGCTGGGGGCTGGCGGGGCTGAGTTTTGCCGAGTCCTCTTTTTTTCCGATTCCACCGGATGTGATGCTGGCACCGATGGCGCTGGCACGTCGCCAGCGGGCGTGGTGGTTTGCACTGATTACCACGGTGGCTTCGGTAGCCGGTGGTGTGCTGGGCTATGTGATTGGAATGTTCTCTTTTGAGATGATTGAGGCGTGGTTGCAGGGCAATCAACGCTACTGGGACGGCTATCTGCTAGCACAGCAGTGGTTTGATGAATACGGTATCTGGGCTGTTCTGATTGCGGGATTTTCACCGATTCCTTACAAGGTTTTTACGATCAGTGCCGGTGTGATTGCGATGCCGCTTTTGCCCTTTATTCTCGCTTCATTGGTGGGGCGGGGAGCGCGTTTTTTTCTGGTGGCAGGTTTGATTGTGTGGGGTGGTGAGCGAATGGAGTCGGCAATAAGAAAAAATATTGATCGCATTGGCTGGGGGTTGGTTGCGCTGTTGGTGGTTGCCTACCTGATATTCGGTCGGTAGGCTGAGTGGTGCCTCTTTATCGCTTGATGAAAAAGTGGCTTGTAATGGCTGCTTTGCTGCTGGTGCTGTCGGGCTGTGGCGGCCACGTCTACCATGTGGTAGAGCCGGGTGAAACACTCTATTCGGTGGGCTGGTTGTATGGGCACGATTACCGTGAGCTGGCGAAATGGAATGGTATTCCGCCACCTTATGGTGTGAACGTAGGGCAGCGTTTGCGAGTAATTCCTGGGGATATTGTGGTGTTTCAGCCATCGCTAAAGGCTGCCGCCTCAAAGCCGTTGCCAGCGGTTAAAGAGTCCGTGACGGCGCGGGCGTTAACCCCTCAAGTTTCTTCTAAATCTTCCGCCGATAACAGGGATATCACATGGCAGTGGCCCACGCAGGGCAAGGTGTTGCACTATTTTTCCTATTCAGCACTGAATAAGGGGATCAATATCACGGGCAAGCGGGGGCAGCCCGTGTTTGCGGCGGCCTCAGGTAAGGTTGTGTATAGTGGTACCGGGATGGTGGGGATGGGTAACTTGATTATTATCAATCACTCCACTCAATACCTGAGTGCTTACGCACATAATGATGAAAACCGGGTCAAAGAGGGGCAGCAGGTGAAGCGGGGTGAGTTAATTGCCTCTATGGGGCGGAGCGGTGGTGCTCGCCAGGTGATGTTGCATTTTGAGATAAGGCGTGAAGGGAAACCGGTTGATCCTATGAAATTTTTGCCGAGAAAAAATAGATAGCAGGTGTAGAGAGTATGGTGTCAGGTCGGGATAAAAAAAATAACAATAACAAAAATCTGGATAAAAAGTCAGAGGTTATTGATAGTACAACTACGGGTGAGGTCACTTTTGAAAAAGGAGAGGTATCGGATGGTGACATGGATGCCACACGCCTCTATTTAAATGAAATTGGTTTCTCCCCACTGTTGACGGCTCAGGAGGAGGTTCATTTTTCACGCTGGGCACAGCGAGGTGATCAAAACTGCCGCAAACGGATGATTGAGAGTAATCTTCGCTTGGTGGTCAAGATCGCACGGCGCTATTTGAACCGGGGCTTGGCTCTGCTTGATTTGATTGAGGAGGGAAACCTGGGGCTGATCAAAGCAGTTGAGAAGTTTGACCCAGAGCGGGGGTTTCGCTTTTCAACCTACGCCACATGGTGGATTCGCCAGACCATTGAGCGGGCAATTATGAATCAGACCCGTACCATTCGCCTGCCGATTCATGTCGTGAAAGAGATCAATGTTTATCTGCGTGCCGGGCGCCACCTGTCGCAAACACTCGATCACGAACCCAGCGCTGAAGAGATTGCCGAGATGCTCGATAAGCCGGTAGAAGAGATTCAGCGTATGATCAGCCTGAATGAGCGGGTAACTTCAGTGGATGTGCCGATGGGGCGTGATACTGACCGTTCTATTATTGATGGCATTGCAGACGATCACGGCAATGAGCCGGATGTAAGCCTGCAACATGAAGATGTGCGTAACAGTATCGAGCACTGGTTAGGTTTGTTGAGTGAGAAACAGCGCGAGGTGTTGTCACGCCGCTTTGGCCTTAATGGCTACGATGTGTTTACCCTTGAAGAGGTGGGTGTTGAGCTGGGTGTTACCCGTGAGCGAGTGCGCCAAATTCAGTTGGAGGCGCTGAAGCGACTGCGCCAGATTATGTCTCGCGAGGGCTTCTCAATGGATGCGCTGCTGGATAGTAATTAGTACATCAACTGACCCGGTAACATAAGATGGTTGATGTACTAGTACTCTTTCAATGTGATATTGCCTAGTGTTAAAATTCCTTCTCATGGTTGGTCAATATCTTGTTGAGGGTGCTCATGAAAAAGAAATACATCATTCGGTTATCAGAAGAAGAACGCCAGAATT is a window of Gammaproteobacteria bacterium DNA encoding:
- the surE gene encoding 5'/3'-nucleotidase SurE, whose protein sequence is MKILLSNDDGYLAPGIRALAQSLAEIAQVCVVAPDRDRSGASNSLTLDRPLRVTEVDSNCFCVDGTPTDCVHLAVTGLLDYEPDIVLSGVNAGANMGDDTLYSGTVAAAMEGRFLGLPAIAVSLVGKYPYQHFSTACQVVVKLLKQLELTDLPANTILNINVPDLPMDQLAGVKVTRLGQRHRAEPVVKSEDPRGRAIYWVGPAGPEQDAGPGTDFDALKNGYVSLTPLHVDLTQHGVLDELRSRVGSLAWS
- a CDS encoding protein-L-isoaspartate(D-aspartate) O-methyltransferase: MNHSHQGIGMTSQRTRDRLVRRIMEGGVKDHRVLEVIRQMPRHIFVDEALASRAYEDTALPIGYGQTISQPYVVARMTELLLQGSEMKRVLEVGTGCGYQAAVLSQLVEQVYSVERIQPLVEMAQRHLRKLAIRNVRVSHSDGAWGLESRAPFDGILVAAAPEQVPESLKKQLAVGGRLVIPVGPPGRQDLLLITHTEEGFQQQVLDYVSFVPLVGGVS
- a CDS encoding DedA family protein translates to MAMKWAEHRHASWGLAGLSFAESSFFPIPPDVMLAPMALARRQRAWWFALITTVASVAGGVLGYVIGMFSFEMIEAWLQGNQRYWDGYLLAQQWFDEYGIWAVLIAGFSPIPYKVFTISAGVIAMPLLPFILASLVGRGARFFLVAGLIVWGGERMESAIRKNIDRIGWGLVALLVVAYLIFGR
- a CDS encoding peptidoglycan DD-metalloendopeptidase family protein produces the protein MAALLLVLSGCGGHVYHVVEPGETLYSVGWLYGHDYRELAKWNGIPPPYGVNVGQRLRVIPGDIVVFQPSLKAAASKPLPAVKESVTARALTPQVSSKSSADNRDITWQWPTQGKVLHYFSYSALNKGINITGKRGQPVFAAASGKVVYSGTGMVGMGNLIIINHSTQYLSAYAHNDENRVKEGQQVKRGELIASMGRSGGARQVMLHFEIRREGKPVDPMKFLPRKNR
- the rpoS gene encoding RNA polymerase sigma factor RpoS; this translates as MVSGRDKKNNNNKNLDKKSEVIDSTTTGEVTFEKGEVSDGDMDATRLYLNEIGFSPLLTAQEEVHFSRWAQRGDQNCRKRMIESNLRLVVKIARRYLNRGLALLDLIEEGNLGLIKAVEKFDPERGFRFSTYATWWIRQTIERAIMNQTRTIRLPIHVVKEINVYLRAGRHLSQTLDHEPSAEEIAEMLDKPVEEIQRMISLNERVTSVDVPMGRDTDRSIIDGIADDHGNEPDVSLQHEDVRNSIEHWLGLLSEKQREVLSRRFGLNGYDVFTLEEVGVELGVTRERVRQIQLEALKRLRQIMSREGFSMDALLDSN